The genome window TCGCCGCCTATCTCTATCCGCTACGCCATAAATCCATACTGGAGGCTCGGGGTTTGTCTCCGCATCATGGACGTTCGACACCCCCAGCCGCTTTGAATCACCCCACATTCGGTGGTACCGAATAGTTACCCTTTCACAGGCAATCGACAGACTCTAAATGCTTGGCGATGTGTTGCGTGGCCTTCATGACATGGCGCTCTGAAGTACGCACGGCAATACCCAGGCGAACGGCGATTTCCGCATGCGATAGTCCTTCTATGCGAAACAGCACAAAAGCGTGGCGGCGCACTTCCGGCAACTGATCGAGCAGTTCCGTGAAACGGTCAAGATCACTTTGGGTTTCCCAGCGACGTGCCGGACACATGCTGGTATCAGGCAGAGATTCCAGCTCTATGTCAGGTTCCGCAAGTTCGTTTCGCGTGATATGCCGCCGATGCTGATCAACAACGAGGTTTGACGCAATCTGGAACAGGTACGCGCGAGGGTTCTGTATCGCCATCGGATCGGGACATTGCGACAAACGCAGAAAGGACTCCTGAACGATATCGTCAACATCTGTTTCGCCGGGCCAGCGGCCGCGTATAAAAGCAGTCATTTCCCGTGCATGGCGAAGGAAAGCGTCATGCAGAAAACAGCGTTTATGGTCGGACATGAGCAGACTTACAGATGAGTTGAAAGACAACGGAATTACCCTGGACTCAATGAAGGATGACGAAATCCGGGCACGAATACCACCATATCAAGCAATATTCATTCCCAAATAAAACGATTATAAATCAATTAACTGATACCATATATAAAAATAGTTGCGGCATATGCCTGATACTGCCACGGAGAAAATACGGCATATGACACACGCAACTCTTTGCCGCACCGCCCATCTCAATAAACCGCCCTTCGCTCGACGCGAGCATGAGCCTTTATTAGAGCGCCGAAAAAAGAAAACCACATCATTCCGGCATGGATTG of Candidatus Methylospira mobilis contains these proteins:
- a CDS encoding RNA polymerase sigma factor; its protein translation is MSDHKRCFLHDAFLRHAREMTAFIRGRWPGETDVDDIVQESFLRLSQCPDPMAIQNPRAYLFQIASNLVVDQHRRHITRNELAEPDIELESLPDTSMCPARRWETQSDLDRFTELLDQLPEVRRHAFVLFRIEGLSHAEIAVRLGIAVRTSERHVMKATQHIAKHLESVDCL